GTGGCTTTTCTTTGATCTAGAGTTATGTTTTGGCTTAGTGTTCACAGTGTAGAAGGAGGTTGCTGTTGTTCACAGAGTGCTATTTGCCATGAAATCTGTCATAGTTATGAAGGAAGTTATAGGacagaagttttaaaaaaaggatGATTTGTTATTGTCATCATATTTCTTTTCTCTAACTATACAGGGAAGAAGCCTGATGCTGTGAATTTCTGGCTTGGGGAGTCAGCTGCTGTGACATCTTGTACGTATCCTATGGCAGTGTAAATCTTCTGGTGGTTTCAGCACAAATTTAAGCTGGCTTGTTTTGAGTTAGTGGCTCAGGAGAATGGTGTGGTTTTTCTGACAGGGCAGTTCTATTTTAacttaaatgattttttttgcattctttATTCTGCCCttctgcagcctcctgctgcagtgtctcTGGATGCATCTACCTGACATTGTGTCAGGCAAAGCACTGACATTTTGCTTCATTGAATGCATTTGCTACAGCATGATATTGTGACTTTCCACTGGCTGCAAGAGGAAGAAGCAGTCTGATAATAATAGGGAAAGCTGATAACTTTCAGTTTACTGTAgtttctgctgcagagaaggaAATAGCTATGTTATTctgtttttctccccatttctcttttttttctcaatcCTAGTACATAAAGATCATTATGAGAACTTGTACTGTGTAGTATCtggagagaaatattttctgctgcatccacCAAGTGACCGTCCCTTCATCCCATATGGTACATCATTTTGCTGTGCAATGTGTCTGAAGGCTGGAAGGAGGACAGACTAAAACACTGAGAGAtgtgaaaaaaggaaacagtGGTAACATTTTGATGTTTATGCAGTGTTATGCTTTCAAGTGTGAACAGAAATCTCTTCTACTTCAAGCTGCAGGTAGTTTGTAATACAAATGTTATTCTGAAGCCAGGTTTTCCAGTCCAGTAAAGTAATGAGCTCATTGGTTCACGTCTTgatcctgtgtccagttctgggccacTCAGTTCAGGCAGGACATTTAGATACTGAAGTGAGGCAAGAGAAGGGCATTAAAGCTGGTGAAGGTTCCAGAGAGTAACTCCTATGAGGagcaactgagggagctggccttttttagcctggagaaaaggagactcggGGGGAACATATGACTCTCTAGAACTCCTGGAAAGGAGGTTGTACCCAGATGGGGGTCAggatcttttgccaggcaaccAGTGACAGAAGGAGAGGTAATGGTCTCAAGTTGTggccagaggaggtttagatttgacattgggaggaatttcttcacataAATGTGATTAGATATTGAAATGGACTGCCCAGGGGAGTGGTGAAGTCATGTGCCTGGAGGTGATttaggaaagactggatgtggcacttagtgccatggtttagttgataAGGTGGTGTTCAGTCATACCTcagacttgatgatctcaggTGATCTCAGATCTCATATCTTGATGTCTTTGCCAACCTAATTGATACTTGTGGCAGTCTCTTCAGCTTtagaatatttaaattatttaagtaTATTGTCAGTGTTGTAGCATGCCATCTTTGTCGTTGTACAGGTTTGGATTCTGCTTACCTGCTtttctctaggaaaaaaaaaagccaggaagCTAAAATATTACTTGTATTGAAATATCCAAGTTACTAACTGAATCTCTGAAaactgagaaatgaagaaagAGATTCTTATGGCAGTGTTGCTTCACACTGcctattttctgtttctttatgTGCACAGCAGTAGTTATTGTTACAGTGTCATCTAAAAGACAGACAGCTTAACTATACCTCGTAAGACTTAATTTTCCCATTCCTTGGCTTTCAAACCATCAGACTAAGTGAATGCAGAGTGCTCTATGATGGAAATATAATTTTGGTTAGATGTGTGCTGctacaatattttatttatactgtttttattttgtttacaaCCTTgaagtcatagaatcatagaatggtttgggttggaagggaccttcaagatcattgagtcaaTGCCCCTGCCATTCAAGAGACCAAatcactcaaagctccatccagcctgaccttgaatacttccagggacagggcatccacaacttctctgggcaatctgttccagtgcctcatgaCCCTCATTGTtcaaaatttcttcctaatatatataatctaaatctaccctgtCTCAGTTTGATACCATTAACCCTTGTCCTGGCCTTGGTAAAAAGttcttctctgtctttcttATAAGCCCTTTTTAGGTACTGGAAGTCCAAAGTGTGGTTTCCTCAGCCCCctgtcttctccaggctgaacaaccccatcTCAGCCTTTCTTGGACAGGTGGTGTTGTATGTATGTGAATGTATGAAATATATGTGTGTTATAGGAGTCCTACTTTGTAAAACAAATTACTGTTAAAACACAGAACAGAGATAATGCTTACATTTCATAGTGTGTAGTAAAAACAGAATTCCATGTTTTTGAGCATTAGGTTAATTAATAGAGAGAAACTGTCTGAAGGGAGGGCTTAGAAAACCACATGTGCTGAAGCAATGAAAGAAAAGCAACCAACAGTATCTGAAGCAATTGATGAGCCCTGTCAATTAAAATTAGAAATGAAAGACTGGCCACAAGTCACTAATAACTCTTGTGAGTGCTTCTTTGGTAGACTGACCTAAGTATAGAATGATATGTAAGTCAGGGGTGCATTTATGCCttctgaaaaggaaagaaaacagttaCTGGAACAAAATAGGACTGGGATACAAATGGGCTTGGAGGAGAATCAGTATTATTCAGACTGACTGCAAAAAAACTATATTAAAAACTGGATAaaatttgaaatggaaaaagagaaggatAGTGAAAGTTGAAAGTGGTTTTGTCTTAATTTTTCTTGATGAAAGTGTGACATGCACTGCTGTTAGGTTCTCTGAATTGTCATTTAAGTCTTTGATCTGGTTCCAGAGCTCTATCAGCCAGCAACCTACCACGTATCAGAAGATGGTTCATTTGAAATTGTGGATGAAACTACTGCAGAGAAGGTAAAAAATTTATAGAGAATGCAGTTAATACAGTAGGGAGAGTCTGGGACATTGCTGAGCCCTCAAACTCAGCATATTGATTGATGTTTAGAAATCCTTCATTATTGGAAAGCAAATGCCCAGATATTTCACTTGTATTTTACTATTTGCAAAGGATACCCAGCTTCCAGAAAAATCTTTTACTGCACACCTGAAACAATTAATATAATTAAGTGTTGCATGGCACCAGACTTTAATAGATCCACTAAAGAACTTTTGAATGCATTGACAACAAAGGAATTGATTTCATGATGTCTGAAATAGACCCCTCTACATTCACTTTCTTTTGACCCTCTACTCAGGTCCACAGTCGTATCACTCAGTGCAGTAGAACATACCTGTCTGAATTAATAAGTTGTATTTTCTTAGTAGTAGCAATATTTATTTGATTAAAATGTTTAGATCTGGAAGCACTTTACAAATCTCAGTAGAATCTTAAGCCCTTGCCTTTTGCCTCTGCAAAGTGTGAGTAATGTTACAACAGAACTTGAACTGAGGCTTGTTCTCTGTTTCCAGAGTGGTGTGATGGAATCTCATTCCTGTAATTCAGAAAGGTTGGAATGCTGAAGTTTATAATTCTGTAGGGCAGAGAAAGAATTAATGCAGGCATGAGGGACTTCTCAGAGAGGAGGGATGTTTCAGCTGCTGGGAGTAAAAATTACACCAGAGAGCctaagaagaagaaaggaatttCTAAAAAGAGTGCTGCAGATAAAGTATTCAAGTGCTGAATGTAGGGGGAACAAGCAACTTCAGGGGCTGGAGGTGTTTTGAAAGTATGCCACGAGACTTCAGTTTCATGGATGAcatttattgcctttttctaaATAGAAATGCATCACCGAAGGAGGCACATCTTTGCATCCTTGACCTATTCCCAATTGCATGTGGAAAGCTGTGTAGCTGTACATGTTTTGCTAGACAAAGTACATGTTTTGTAACCTAGTGAGTTTGATTATCAGTTGTTTTTCTGGAAGCTTGCTGGAATTTTTTGCCAGGGTCAGTACGATAGGCACACTCTTTTTCCTTTAGGTGCCCTGGATCCCTCTGGACCCCTTGAACCCTGATCTGGAACTGTATCCAGAGTATGCTCAGGCAAAGCCTTTGAAGTGTACAGTGAAAGCTGGTGAGATGTTATATCTACCTTCTCTCTGGTTCCATCATGTTCAGCAGTCACATGGCTGTATTGCAGGTAAAATAGACAGTATTTCCAGATACATTTTTGAACTATGATGGGTGTGCAGGTAGATATCCCACAGCAAAGCACCAGTAGAAGCAAAAGTTCCTTTAAGGTTTTCTACCTCTCTGCAGGAGGGAATAACAATCGTGACAGATCCCATGGGGCTGCCTCCTTGCAGCCTGTTTTGCTTATAATTCATAGCTTTGTTGACACAACATGGAAGATACTCTGTTTTCTTATGAGCTGAAATCTGTTCTGACCCAGTCTCTTACCTTGCTAATAGAGTTGTGTTTGTGTTACTGTTCCCCTGCACTTATCAAAAGTCTTTGTCATCACTTTCTTTATAGGATTTATCATAATCTCTCtatccctttttttcttctctccccaAGTGAATTCCAGAATTTTGATCAGTGCTCATTTGGTACATGTGGAGGGGTGGAGATGGTGCCAGGTATTATTGTTATGTTGTGCAAGTTTTGCAAGGTTTGAGGAAGAGAATTTTGTAAATCATTACATTCTAGACTTaaaatgtttttcccttttcttgtcTCCTCAGTGAATTATTGGTATGACATGGAATATGACATTAAGTACAGCTATTATCAACTACTAGATTGTCTCACAAAAGCTGTGAAAATGCCATAGCAAAGGTGGGAGACTCGAGCCTGTGATGTCTGTTGCTGATGTGATGCAATCATCAGCATCTGTGACTGGAGTACAAACGTGATTCCCCCAAAAAGAACTGAACATTAAATTACAGTCAACAATGCCTGCTGAACACATCATGGCTATTTTTCTTGATTTCAGAGTCCAGACCAATTGGCCAGATATTTTGGCTTGTAAGGAGAACTTTGATAATAGGATTTTTAGGCCTTTGCATGTTGCCTTGGTGATGGTgagcaaaataaaatgtgaagGGAAATAATCCAGGTTTTGAAAATCTCAAAATGGAAGCCCTGACTATTTGTTCAGATCTACAGATTGTTTTCATTACAACCCAAGTGGACAAGGGAGGATCTGCTCTATGCATCAGGCTGCAACAGTCCAATCTATGCATTCTGCTTAAGGCAAAAGTATGTCCTGTTGTAATTATTTAAGCTCAGTGGCTGTGGTGTTTTGATGGTGAGAAACTACAATTTCTTCAATAAATAGGTCAGTTTAAACCTTATTTCTGtaataatttactttttttttccaaagtaaacaatggctGAAGGACATCTAGGAGGACATGCAAAAGTCAATCTTGGCTATTTTCCAATAAAAAGCTACACATTTTTAGTgctgttttttatttcctttcactgTTGTTTTTAAACATAACTGCATTCTCTTGCATCCTGAGGGATGATTTTAGAGTTGCTCTGCCATATCTGCAGTCAATCTGCATATCATCTGTGGCATGAGGTGTGATTCTACAGCTTGTAAGCTCACTGATTGTTTCATTCCTTTGCCATTAATTGCTGCTTAGAGTATGGTCAGGCAAGTTGTTTGTACCAGGGGCCTGGTTCAAACAgccataattcccatttttatttccaCAGAGTAGGATGGGACTACTCACGTGTCTGAGACCCCTAGGGTAAGACAAGAAGTCTTTTAAATACGCAGACATTGCAAAAATGTAGTATTGTTGTTTATGAAAACCAAAAGCTGGTGTTTATTGTTAGATCTTCAAACAGATCCttagaaacatttttaatacaGGGGAAATTAATtactgggaaggaaaaaaaattgtacttGTTTGACtctgtttcttttgctttttaaaagaaacatagTTATAGCATAAAGTTTCATTTTAACTTGCGGTGCTTGTCCAAAGATTGCAGGAAGGTCAAGAGGGATCAAGAGCAGGCTTTGTTTCGTGGTGAGACTAAGATGTCATGCTGCTTAGGCTTTGCAGTTTGTCTGTGTTTACTGTTCCCTGGCAAAGTCTCCCAAGCCTTCCAAATCTGGgatttcctgcagctgggggggGCGCAGCAATTTCGATATctctttttgctgctttggggtttttaatttaGTTTCTCTCTGtaatcaaaaataaaagcactCGCCAAGAACAAGTGACAGCTTGTGCCCGTGCAAGCGGCCGGTGTCACCGTGCCACCCGAGCCGGAGAGTCTGGCGGGAGGCGTGCTCTGAACTACGGCTCCCAGCAGCCCGTGCCGGCCGAGTAAAGGAAGTGCTCACGATGATTCCTCCTGGACTTTGATCGGAGATTTTAATCCCGAGAAGGGACAGGTTGCTGAGGCTCGTGTCTCACGCAGTTCAGGCGGTCGGAGCCTCACCCCAGGCAGGACCACAGCTCTCAGTCCGGCCAGCCGGGATGGCGGTGcgtctgtctgtcctgccttCCCTCCGGTGCCTGTTCGATGAGCCCGTGCAGATCCGTGTGGCCGGACTGCAGCCGCAGCAGGCGGTCACCCTCCGGGCCAGCCTGGTGGACGAGAGCGGGGAGGTTTTCCAATCCCACGCTCTctacagggctgggagcagcggGGAGCTGGACCTCAGCCGCTCCCCAGCGCTGGGGGGCAGCTATTTGGGAGTGGAGcccatggggctgctctgggctctgcggTCCAAAACGCCCTATAAGCGGCTGGCAAAGAGGAATGTCCTGACCCCTTTCTGTGTGGACTTGGAAGTGTACGAGGGCCATGGGGACACGAGCCACTTGCTGGGAAAATGCACCAACGAACGATGGTTTTTAGGAGAGGGGGTGAAGAGGATTTCGGTCAGAGAAGGTCGTCTCAGAGCAaccctcttcctccctcctggTGAGTTTAATTTCATTCTGTTTTTCTAGGTATGTCTGACACCAGGTATTATGCCCCGTGGTCCCTGAATGCACTCAGCAACCCAGAGCAAAGCCTCAGCTAACGCTTCTCTCAGCCTGTGCCTGGCACAGGTACCTGGATCATCACAGCAGAGCAAACGGGAGCAGGTGTTGCCCAGGCGGGGCAGGGGTATGGTGGTGCAGAGAGGGCAGCATTGGTAACACAAGGTGTCTCCTGGTTGTTCCAGTTGAGTGTCTTGACCTCTCTTGCAGCGAGAGCTTTGTCAAACAGTGTGTTTATTTCTTAGCTTTTCTGTTTAGCTGACAGGACAAAGAGGCCCCGGTCCTTGGCAGAGCTGTGATGCgtgacagctctggctgtggggTGAAGAATGACAAGGCATGTGGGAGCACTGgactcaggctgcagccagcctAGGCTGAAGAACCatgccctcagcag
The Agelaius phoeniceus isolate bAgePho1 chromosome 6, bAgePho1.hap1, whole genome shotgun sequence DNA segment above includes these coding regions:
- the JMJD7 gene encoding bifunctional peptidase and (3S)-lysyl hydroxylase JMJD7 isoform X1 gives rise to the protein MAEGAALRAVRGCLAAFPREARELGWPESVPCLDRPPSPLEFYREWVSPNKPCVIRNAISHWPALKKWTSAYLREVVGPKVVSVAVTPNGYADAVFQDRFVMPEERQMPFMDFLDIVEKKVTSPNVFYVQKQCSNLTEEFPELVCDVQPDIPWMSEALGKKPDAVNFWLGESAAVTSLHKDHYENLYCVVSGEKYFLLHPPSDRPFIPYELYQPATYHVSEDGSFEIVDETTAEKVPWIPLDPLNPDLELYPEYAQAKPLKCTVKAGEMLYLPSLWFHHVQQSHGCIAVNYWYDMEYDIKYSYYQLLDCLTKAVKMP